The nucleotide sequence CAACAACCATCACACCAGAAGCCATAGACTCACGTTATCGAGAGGGGGGAGCTTGAAGTTCAGAGAGATCGGGGGAAGAGCCTCTGTGAGTTCCTGCTGCTCTTGCTCCGAATAGAACTCATTCTGGTGCGACGACCGCGTGTACTGCGAGACGATCTTATCCATGATGTGTTTGCGAGGAACCAAGAATATAGTAAatggaagaaaaaagacagaAAAAGAACGCGGAGGGAAAGGGAGGGCTGGAGGGCGATGGTCGAGTGAAGCTCTGATATGGAGCTGTGGTGACGATGAGCTCACCTCTTGGCATCACGTGTCTCCCACCGGAATCTACTATGAATACAATTTCGAAACCTCAGATTCACCCATGAAATATCAGTCCATTGAAATCATACACTATTACTATATTATTGGTAATTATTATTGTCGTTGCCCATCCCAACACGCCTATTTCCCCAGCGCCGGCCTTCCCTTCCTGCCCAACGATGTAACTACAAAACTGACAGAACAGAACTCCGAACGAAACAAACAAAACGAAATCAGTCAATCATAATCCATCCGAGTCTCATCGCGAGTCGTTGATCAATATGGGACAGCCACTGGCTGCTGAGTGTCAATAGCACCAGAAGCGTGCGGGAGATTCGGCTTCTCAATGCCATTGACAGCCTTGACCGACTCCGCACCATCAGAACCATCAGCGGCGCCGTTAGCACTCTCAGTCTTGCCCGGGTTTGTAGGCAGAAGGTTGGCCGAAGTCTCTCCGGCCGAAGTGTGAACGGGTTCGTCCGTTCTCTCCCACGTACGCAGGTCGTTCTCGGCTTCCTCGAGGACGTGCTTGGTGTCGTCGGTGTGTTCATACGCAGCGCGCTGGTCACCGGGGACAACGGGACTATCGTCGAGGTAGTTGAGCAGGCGCTTAGCATGGCGAGCCAGGAGGATCTGCTTCTCTCCTTTTTCGATGACGGCAGCCAAGTGGATGTCGTACGCTTCTTTCATTTTTTGCCGGGTCTATCCCATTAGCCTCGTTTTTCCACATTCGATAGAGAGGAAACGAACATACCACATTGGTCAACTGCGCCTCCGCAACAAGATTATGCGCCTCAGCCCTAACCAACTCTTGCTCTAGCGTCTCCAACTTCGCACTCGTTGGATCCCTCAACTTCAACCTCTGAATCTCATCCGCCACCTTGGCTCGATTCTCCCTCGTCGGCTGCACACTCGCCTCAATGTTCCTGATCTGCTTCAACAAC is from Aspergillus chevalieri M1 DNA, chromosome 8, nearly complete sequence and encodes:
- a CDS encoding Eisosome component PIL1/LSP1 family protein (COG:S;~EggNog:ENOG410PJD9;~InterPro:IPR028245,IPR027267;~PFAM:PF13805) gives rise to the protein MNRSSLSIRSKRDSGGGGRLKFGMGAFQGLQQPEMSRKMGRLIKTEGDAIGAYEVAGRERISVASQLSEWGESTEDDAVSDISDKLGVLLAELGEQEDVYAQNMEDHRALLKQIRNIEASVQPTRENRAKVADEIQRLKLRDPTSAKLETLEQELVRAEAHNLVAEAQLTNVTRQKMKEAYDIHLAAVIEKGEKQILLARHAKRLLNYLDDSPVVPGDQRAAYEHTDDTKHVLEEAENDLRTWERTDEPVHTSAGETSANLLPTNPGKTESANGAADGSDGAESVKAVNGIEKPNLPHASGAIDTQQPVAVPY